A stretch of DNA from Triticum dicoccoides isolate Atlit2015 ecotype Zavitan chromosome 2A, WEW_v2.0, whole genome shotgun sequence:
AAGTATCCTCTCTTCGCCTTCGTCACAGTAGGCAAGGAGGCGAATAAGGTTGCCATGCCTGAGCCTGGCCATCACCTCCACTTCTCTTGCGAAGTCGCATTTGCCTTTCCTTGTGAGAGCACACTGCCTAAGCCTCTTCACTGCAATCGTTCTCCCGTCAGGTAATTGGCCCTGGTGAGTGTACCATTATCAAGCTCTTAATTAGCCTATAATCTCTATAAAAATTCTTTTTAATTGGATGCGGGGATCAAATGGATGCGGGGATCAAATGGATGCGCGCACACCTTATACACTATGCCAAATCCTCCTTCACCAATCACATGGCTCTCGGAGAAATTCAGTGTAGCCTCCTTTAGAGTGTGCAGATCAACCGAGGGAACTGTCATAGCTGAACTTTGTGGAATACCATCTGCAGTTTGAGCCGAGTTAGATTTATGCAAGTGTATTAGGAAAAACAAAGAGATTAGAAGCTACGGCAGAGTACCGTTTAGTCGTTTACGTGAGATTCTGTGCTTCCTTCTCCAGCAAATGACAAATAACAAGACAAGTATTATAGCAACAGCGGAAGCTACCGGCGCAAGAACAGTCGCAATAGCAAACTTCGAGCCCTTTGGCACAGCTGTTACAGAAGAAGAAAATACTTGTTGGTGTGATCATGCAGTCAACCCTTAAAGCTATCGCCTAAAGCCAGTGAACTGATGTACTGAAAAATGAGGTTGACTGTCATTGTTTTCATACCTATTTCAGGCCCGGCCAGCCTGAGGTACAGATCCTGCCCTCGGTCCACGTAACGAAGATCGACCAAGTCACCCGTCCAAATGATGCAGCCACTGCCACCGCCACCTTCTCGGATCTCAGCGGATGCGTAAGCCAGGCAGGAGCAGTTGGCGAAGCACCTATCCCTGCACTCCTCCATCGAGATGCTCATATCCACCGAAGCGTTCTGAGTGTCGGGCAGCTTCACGCCACGGACCAGCACAAAGCCATCCGTCGCTGTCTCGTTGCCGCCGCAGTTCAGCGGCACGTTTCGCCGGCAGCCGCCCGAGGCTTCCCTCATGTACCACGCCGGTGGCGACGCGGGGTTGAACCCCTGCAGGCAGCCGCAGAACGCCGACGACGCTGCGCTGGCGTCGCATAGACCGAATGCCCCGCACTTTCCGTAGGCATCGCACACGTCTCTTGGCCCCTGGAAGAAGGTCTTCCACGCCAGGCTGCTCGCGTCccacaccagccgcctcaccatgcCGGCGTCCGTCACCACCACACGGGAGAGTGGCGCGCCTGGCCTGGCGGTGTACCCGTATGTGATCTCTGACTTGCTGGCCGTCACGTCCAGCGGGAAATCGTGCGCATACGTCGAGGCCTCCGGGACGCCGTTGAACCAGCGCCCATTCCACGGCCCCGTGCGATACGCCTTGGCGTCCTGTTGCCAGAGGACGACCTCCGGCAGCCGAGTCGCGTACTCCAGCACACGGCGGTAGCTCCCCGGAGATGGGTCATCCGGCGACCGCCACGACGTAAGGTACCACTCGTCGCCAGTCCACAGGTTCTTGCCCATCTTCATGCCGGGCAGCAAGGTGTTCGATGGGTGGTCGAACGACTGCCACAGGATAGTTTTGCTTCTCTGGTCGTGTACGACCAGGTTGCCAGACTCCAGAAGCTGCGCCTCCACTGAGGAGGTGTTGGGGGAGTTGGATGACCACGCCACCTCGCCGGAGCCGTCGAGCAGGAGAAGGTCCCCCGTGTCGCTGGCCACCAACAGCACGCCGGAGGTGTCCTTGAGAGGGTGATCACGGTTGGCCACCCAGCAAACGGCATCGCTGGACACCGAGAACCATATCCCGAGGTATCTCTTGGCCGACGCACCGGGAGAGAAGAATCCCAGTGTAAACGTGCCACCGGCCGAGACGAGTGTCTCGCCGTCAGTGACATTCTGGCCCTTGCCGAATGTGTCAGTAGCACCGGCGGTGATGGCTACAGGGGAGAGGAGTATgaacaagaggaggaggaggatttgAAGAGTGCAGTTTACTGCCATCATTAGGGACCTTCCTCCTACTCCTAAGCAAAATATTATGGCTAAATTGGCTACAAGGGAATGCACCAACAGCTAAGCTAGGCCACCGTACTTATCGAGGGGCGATACAGGAATTCTTAACTAACAATGCTAAGACTCTGACTGACAGAGATAAGCTAGCCAGGTCAGAGTTTGAATTTGTCCACTTATCCTCGATTGGAGGGAACGAACTAGATGTGTTTTTTTTACACGTATATAGAAG
This window harbors:
- the LOC119356657 gene encoding receptor-like serine/threonine-protein kinase SD1-8 gives rise to the protein MMAVNCTLQILLLLLFILLSPVAITAGATDTFGKGQNVTDGETLVSAGGTFTLGFFSPGASAKRYLGIWFSVSSDAVCWVANRDHPLKDTSGVLLVASDTGDLLLLDGSGEVAWSSNSPNTSSVEAQLLESGNLVVHDQRSKTILWQSFDHPSNTLLPGMKMGKNLWTGDEWYLTSWRSPDDPSPGSYRRVLEYATRLPEVVLWQQDAKAYRTGPWNGRWFNGVPEASTYAHDFPLDVTASKSEITYGYTARPGAPLSRVVVTDAGMVRRLVWDASSLAWKTFFQGPRDVCDAYGKCGAFGLCDASAASSAFCGCLQGFNPASPPAWYMREASGGCRRNVPLNCGGNETATDGFVLVRGVKLPDTQNASVDMSISMEECRDRCFANCSCLAYASAEIREGGGGSGCIIWTGDLVDLRYVDRGQDLYLRLAGPEIAVPKGSKFAIATVLAPVASAVAIILVLLFVICWRRKHRISRKRLNDGIPQSSAMTVPSVDLHTLKEATLNFSESHVIGEGGFGIVYKGQLPDGRTIAVKRLRQCALTRKGKCDFAREVEVMARLRHGNLIRLLAYCDEGEERILVYVYMPNKSLDLYIFGEPSLRATLSWRQRLDIINGIAQGVAYMHEGSGESVVHRDLKLQNVLLDDNWRAKVADFGTAKLFVAERVDSSLTIVNSPGYASPESLRAEMTLKCDVYSFGVVLLEILSGQRNGETQRLLLHAWGLWEQDRKMALLDPTVNLPPLSRPDSDVGSELERCIQIGLLCIQESPDDRPAMSDVVAVLTTKTSQIARPNRPGIYNQRTRFVTGQADLTRTTTIDLE